The stretch of DNA ACAATCAGGGTATCAGAAATTTGAAAGAACTTTTTCTGAATATAATTATGATCTTATGTTAAACTTTGATCGAGACCTTAGTGATTCATTTAATTTAAAAGGATTAATAGGAACCAATATCAGACAAACTAATGTTGAAGAAACTCTAAACTCTACTAATGGAGGTTTAGTTGTTCCAGGATTATATTCTTTACTTAATTCTGTAAATGATGTACCAGATCCAGTAGAAGCTGATGAAACAGTGGAAGTTAATGGTATCTTTGCAAGTGCTTCATTAGGCTATAATGATTTTCTATTTTTAGATGCAACCATAAGAAGAGATCAATCTTCTACACTTCCTAGTAACAATAATTCTTACTATTATCCTTCTGTTGCCACAAGTTTTGTGTTTTCAAAATTAATTGACAAACCTTGGCTAAGCTTTGGTAAATTACGTTTAAACTATGCCGAAGTTGGAAATGACGCTCCTTTTGGAAGAATTTCCGATACTTACAGACGAGAAGGCCGTTTTAACAATGATGGAAACATTGCTTTATTTTCAGTTAGAGACACTAAAAATAATCCAAATTTAAAACCAGAAAGAACCAAATCATGGGAAACAGGTTTAGAAATGAGCTTTTTCAAACGTAGATTAGGTTTTGACCTAGCATTATACAAAACCAATACTGAAGATTTAATCACAGAAGTAGCTGTATCCAATGCTACAGGATATACCAATTTCTTCAAAAATGTTGGTGAAATGGAAAACAAAGGAATCGAATTAGCTTTAAATGCTGTTCCAATAAAATCAAGTAATTTCAGCTGGAATGTTGGTGTAAATTGGGCTAAAAATGAGAATGAAGTAGTTTCTTTAGATGATGGAGTTCAAAATTTACAACTAGGAAGTTTCCAAGGAGGAGTTACGATTAACGCAACAGTTGGACAACCTTATGGTGTAATTCAAGGAACTGATTATACTTACGCTGACGGGCAACGAATAGTTGATGCTTCGAATGGACAATATATTCCTTCCACCGAATCTGATAAAATTATTGGAAATGTACAACCAGATTGGAATATGGGTATTTCTAATAAATTTAACTATAAAAACTTTGCTTTAGGATTCTTAATTGATATACAAAAAGGAGGTGATATCTTTTCTTTAGATCAATATTATGGTTTAGCAACAGGTTTATACACTGAAACTGCTTTTATCAACGACTTAGGAAATCCTGTTAGAAATACAATAGCAAATGGAGGAGGATTTATAAACCCAGGTGTTAATGTAGATGCTAACGGTAATGTAACAGGTCAAAATACAACACGTATTAGAGCAGATCGTTTTGGAGCTCAAGGATACAGAAGAGGTTTACCTAATAAAGCTTTTGTGTATGATGCTTCTTATGTTAAATTAAGAGAAGTAACTATTTCTTATACATTACCAGATCATATCCTTCAAAATACTTTTATTCGAAATATGACATTTACCGCAATAGGATCTAACTTATGGATCATCGATAAAAATTTACCACATGCTGATCCAGAAGCAGGTTTAAGTTCAGGTAATGTCCAAGGATGGCAAAGTGGTGTTTTACCAACAACACGTGATTTTGGATTTAATGTTAAAGTTCAATTTTAAAAATGAAAAAAATGAAAAAAATTATATATAGCATATTTTTAACCTCTGTTATATTCTCATGTGATGTTGATGAATCACATGATACTAAGAATCCAACTGATGTCCCTGGAGAAACTCTTTTTGCCAATGCGCAAAAAGAATTAGTAGATCAAATGGTCAATACCAATGTCAATACTAATATATTCCGATTATTCTCTCAATATTGGACTCAAACTACTTACACAGATGAATCCAATTATGACATTACCACAAGAACTGTTCCAGACAATCACTGGGAAGCTCTATATGTAGATGTTATAAAAGACCTAAGTGCTGCAAGAACAGCTATTGAAGCAAGTGCCACAGCAACCGACACAGCAGACGATATTGCTGTGAGAACAAACAAATTAGCTATTATTAGCTTAATAGAAGCATACACTTATCAAATATTAATTGATACATTTGGTAATATACCTTATACAGAAGCTCTAGACATTAACAATGTAACTCCCGTTTATGATGATGCAAAAACAATATATCAAGAACTAATAACTAAAATTGATACTGCTTTAGATGATTTAGATGAATCTACAGGTAGTTTTGGAAATAGTGATCTGATTTATAGTGGAAATGTTACCAATTGGGTGAAATTTGCTAATTCCCTAAAATTAAAAATAGGTATGACTTTAGCAGATGCTGACAATGCATTGGCTAAAAGTACTGTAGAGAGTGCTGTATCAAACCTATTCACATCAAATGAGGATAATGCTGCATTAGCTTACTTATCTGCTCTACCTAATACCAATCCTCTATATGAAGATTTAGTGGCCAGTGGTCGACATGATTTTGTTGTAGCAAATACCATTGTAGATGTTATGAATACATTAGAAGATCCTCGTAGACCTTTTTATTTTACAGCAACAAGTGATGGTTCCTACATCGGAGGTACTTATGGAGCTAGCAATAGCTATGGAAGTAACTCTCATCCAGGTGCTAATATGACTACTCCTACATTTGAAGGAACTATATTAGATTATGTAGAGGTAGAATTCTTTTTAGCTGAGGCAGTAGAAAGAGGTTTTGCGGTTAGTGGTACAGCAGAAGAACATTATAATAACGCCATAACAGCTTCTATTTTATATTGGGGTGGAACTGATGCTGAAGCTACTGATTATTTAGCGAAATCAGAAGTGGCCTATAGTTCCGCAACTGGAGATTATAAACAAAAAATTGGAACACAAAAATGGTTTGCCTTATATAATAGAGGCTTTGAAGGCTGGACAGAATGGAGACGCTTAGACTATCCTGTTTTATCAGCTCCAACTGATGGTGTAATCAACGAAGTTCCAAAACGTTTTACATATCCTATAAAAGAACAAACATTAAATGGTGCTAATTATAATTCAGCTTCAAGTGCCATTGGAGGTGATCTAATGACAACCAAATTATTCTGGGATATAAACTAAACATTGATAATAACAAGAAAGAACTTCACACATTCTTTCTCACTTTGTCCAAAAAGACCGAATTATTTTCGGTCTTTTTGTTTTTTACTTATACAATATTCTTAAAAAAAGCCTGTTTTTATTATCAAATAGTTAAAAATGAACTTTTTGTTAAAAAAACACTTAAGTTCGTTTGTTTCTTTAAATACAATTCCTACTTTTGACAACATAATGATGAATTGGAACACATATACAAACTTTTATTTTTACTTCTTTTTTAAGGATTAGAGGTGATTTTTGTATATGCTAAAAATATAACAACCATTGCCTCTTGATATTTTCAAGAGGTTTTTTTTTGAAATAAATTTATGACAACAAAAAAAATAGCCATACAGGGAATTAAAGGTTCATTTCATGATGAAGCTGCACATATTCTATTCAATACGCAGCCTATCGAAATCATAGAATGTTTCACCTTTAAAGATGTTGCAAAATCAATCATAAATAATGAAGCAGATTATGGAATCATGGCAATTGAAAACTCCATAGCAGGCTCTATATTACCCAATTACAACTTGTTGATTGAATATAATCTGAAAATTATTGATGAATTATACATGCCTATAAATCATTATTTAATGGCTCAATCAGGACAAAAGATAGAACAAATTAAAGAAGTAAATTCACACCCAATGGCCTTAATGCAATGCGAAAATTATTTTGAACCTTATCCTAAAATTCGAATGGTTGAAGTAGCCGACACGGCCTTAGCTGCCAAGCGAATTGTAGACCAAGATTTAGAAGAAATTGCAGCTATAGCTCCAAAACGCTCTGCCAATGTTTATGGTTTGGAAATTTTAGGTGAAAAAATTCAAACTGTTAAAAATAACTTTACACGATTTTTTGTTATTCAAAAAGATGAACATAGTATCTCACATTTCAATAAAGTATCTATTAAATTTAAAGTATCACACGAATCAGGCTCTTTAGCACAAATTTTAAATCAAATTGCTTTTAGAAGAATTAACATGAGTAAGATTCAATCAGTCCCGGTTATTGAAGAACCTTGGAACTATGCTTTTTTTGCTGATCTAATTTTAGATGAAGGCTCAGAATTTGATACTTTTTTAGAAAGTGTCCGTCCATTAGTAAAAGATCTTAAGATTTTAGGGAAATATCAAAATAAAAGAACGTTATGATCCAAACAGCACAACGCTTACAACATATAAAAGAGTATTACTTTTCTATTAAATTAAAAGAAATTAAACGTAGAAATGAAGCAGGAGAAAATATTATCAATTTGGGTATAGGAAGTCCTGACCTCTTACCTCCTACTTCCGTTATCAAAGCATTACAAAATACTTCTGAAGAATTGTTAGCTAATAAATACCAATCCTATATTGGTACTGATGATTTACGTAAAGAAATAAGCAATTGGTATGCAAAACATTTCAATATCTCATTAAATCCTTCTAATGAAATACTCCCCCTTTTAGGCTCTAAAGAAGGAATTATGCATATTTCTATGACTTTTTTAAACAAAGGAGATTGTGTTCTAGTACCCAATCCTGGTTACCCAACCTATTCTTCTGTTTCCAATCTAGTTGAAGCTTCTATTTTATCTTATGACTTAGAAGAAAGCAATCATTGGTTACCATCACTAGAACAATTAAAATCAATGCCTTTAGACCAAGTTAAAATAATGTGGATTAACTACCCTAATATGCCTACTGGAGCTAAAGGTGATCAAAATATACTAGAAGAGTTAATTCAACTCGCTATAAAACATAATTTTATCATTGTTAATGATAATCCTTATAGCTTTATTTTAAATGATGATCCTATCAGTATTTTACAATTAAAAGATGCTAAAAAATGCTGTTTAGAGTTAAATTCTTTAAGTAAGCTGTACAATATGGCTGGTTGGCGAGTAGGAATGGTTTCAGGAAATGAAAAACTCATTACTGAAATTTTAAAAGTAAAAAGCAATGTAGATTCTGGAATGTATTTACCTATACAAAAAGGTGCTATTGAAGCTTTAAAACAACCTAAATCTTGGTTTGATCAACTTAATCAAGAATATAGAAACCGACGTAAATTAGTTTGGGAAATATGCGATCATCTCAATTTATCATATGATAAAAATCGAAGTGGAATGTTCATCTGGGCAAAAATTCAAAATAAGCAAAATAGTATCGATTGGTGTGAAGAGAAACTCAATACAAATAAAGTTTTCATTACACCTGGAACTATTTTTGGAAGTAACGGAGAAGGTTATGTTCGGTTTTCTTTATGCGCACCTGCTGAAGTTTTAAAAGAATCATTGGATAGATTAACAAAAAATCTCACTAAAATTGAATACCACTAAAATTGATACAATGAAAATAGCCATAATAGGTTTAGGTTTAATGGGAGGCTCTATCGCCTTAGGATTAAGACGTAGCAGTTTTGGTTCTAAATTTATTGGTATTGATCAAAGTTCAATCAATGCACAAGATGCATTAGATTTAAAAATAGTTGATTCAATTACAACAATAGATAAAATTCCTGAAGTTGATATCATCATTTTAGCAACTCCTATTGATACTATTAAAAGCATGTTGCCAAAAATTTTAGATCAAATAACCAACAAAACCTACGTAATTGATTTAGGATCAACTAAAAGGCGTTGTTGCAAGGCTGTAATCAATCATCCTAAAAGAAAACAATACATAGCAACACATCCTATGGCAGGAACAGAAAATTCAGGTCCCAAAGCTGCTTTTGCTGAATTATTTTTAAATAAAGTAGCTGTAATTTGTGATCAGGAGTTAAGTGATCCAAAGGGGGTTGAGTTAATTAAAAAACTCTATGCTTCTTTATGGATGAGAACAATTGAAATGAGCTCTGAAGAACATGATCGTCATATTGCATATGTTTCACATTTATCACATGTAACTTCTTTTGCTTTAGGTAATACAGTGTTAAACATCGAAAAAAATGAAAAAAATATTTTCGATATGGCAAGTACAGGTTTTGCTTCTACAGTTCGCTTAGCAAAAAGTTCCCCCGAAATGTGGGCTCCTATTTTTGAACACAATAAAGACAACGTTTTGTTTGCTTTAGATGCTTACATTAAAAATTTAGAATATATAAAAAATATGCTTTCTCAAAATCAATTTGATAAAATTAAAAATTATATGAGCGAAACAAATGATATTCGCAGAATTTTAAACGGAATAAATAATATAAAATAACATGGAAAACCTATTAGACAAAGATCAAAAATGGGCAAAAGAATTTGGACAGCCCATCGTAATTGCTGGACCCTGCTCTGCTGAGAGTGAAGAGCAAATGCTAGAAACTGCACACAGAATGGACAAAACTTATGTCAATGTTTTCCGTGCGGGAATATGGAAACCTCGAACAAAACCAGGTTCTTTTGAAGGTGTTGGTGAAATCGGGTTAAAATGGTTAAATAAAGTAAAAGAGGAAACCGGTTTTAAAACGGCAACGGAAATAGCCAATGCTGAACATGCAAAATTAGCTTTAGAGTACGATATCGATTACTTATGGATCGGTGCACGTTCTACTGTAAGCCCTTTTATTGTACAAGAAATTGCTGAAGCTATTAAAGGTACAAAAAAACCGGTTATTGTTAAAAACCCTGTAAATCCTGATTTAGAATTATGGATTGGAGCATTAGAACGATTTGCTTCTCAAGGAATTGAAAACTTAGGAGTAATTCACCGTGGTTTTTCAACCTACAAGAAAACCAAATATCGTAACAAGCCTAAATGGC from Flavobacteriaceae bacterium UJ101 encodes:
- a CDS encoding LL-diaminopimelate aminotransferase (Involved in the synthesis of meso-diaminopimelate (m-DAP or DL-DAP), required for both lysine and peptidoglycan biosynthesis. Catalyzes the direct conversion of tetrahydrodipicolinate to LL-diaminopimelate, a reaction that requires three enzymes in E.coli; Belongs to the class-I pyridoxal-phosphate-dependent aminotransferase family. LL-diaminopimelate aminotransferase subfamily.; KEGG: chu:CHU_0765 UJ101; Transaminases), which encodes MIQTAQRLQHIKEYYFSIKLKEIKRRNEAGENIINLGIGSPDLLPPTSVIKALQNTSEELLANKYQSYIGTDDLRKEISNWYAKHFNISLNPSNEILPLLGSKEGIMHISMTFLNKGDCVLVPNPGYPTYSSVSNLVEASILSYDLEESNHWLPSLEQLKSMPLDQVKIMWINYPNMPTGAKGDQNILEELIQLAIKHNFIIVNDNPYSFILNDDPISILQLKDAKKCCLELNSLSKLYNMAGWRVGMVSGNEKLITEILKVKSNVDSGMYLPIQKGAIEALKQPKSWFDQLNQEYRNRRKLVWEICDHLNLSYDKNRSGMFIWAKIQNKQNSIDWCEEKLNTNKVFITPGTIFGSNGEGYVRFSLCAPAEVLKESLDRLTKNLTKIEYH
- the tyrA2 gene encoding prephenate dehydrogenase (Is competent to function as either prephenate dehydrogenase or as arogenate dehydrogenase. Contains 1 prephenate/arogenate dehydrogenase domain.; KEGG: tdn:Suden_0659 prephenate dehydrogenase), with product MKIAIIGLGLMGGSIALGLRRSSFGSKFIGIDQSSINAQDALDLKIVDSITTIDKIPEVDIIILATPIDTIKSMLPKILDQITNKTYVIDLGSTKRRCCKAVINHPKRKQYIATHPMAGTENSGPKAAFAELFLNKVAVICDQELSDPKGVELIKKLYASLWMRTIEMSSEEHDRHIAYVSHLSHVTSFALGNTVLNIEKNEKNIFDMASTGFASTVRLAKSSPEMWAPIFEHNKDNVLFALDAYIKNLEYIKNMLSQNQFDKIKNYMSETNDIRRILNGINNIK
- the pheA2 gene encoding prephenate dehydratase (Contains 1 ACT domain; Contains 1 chorismate mutase domain; Contains 1 prephenate dehydratase domain.; KEGG: asl:Aeqsu_1847 prephenate dehydratase) — translated: MTTKKIAIQGIKGSFHDEAAHILFNTQPIEIIECFTFKDVAKSIINNEADYGIMAIENSIAGSILPNYNLLIEYNLKIIDELYMPINHYLMAQSGQKIEQIKEVNSHPMALMQCENYFEPYPKIRMVEVADTALAAKRIVDQDLEEIAAIAPKRSANVYGLEILGEKIQTVKNNFTRFFVIQKDEHSISHFNKVSIKFKVSHESGSLAQILNQIAFRRINMSKIQSVPVIEEPWNYAFFADLILDEGSEFDTFLESVRPLVKDLKILGKYQNKRTL
- the aroG|aroA gene encoding 3-deoxy-7-phosphoheptulonate synthase (Catalyzes the condensation of phosphoenolpyruvate (PEP) and D-erythrose-4-phosphate (E4P) giving rise to 3-deoxy-D- arabino-heptulosonate-7-phosphate (DAHP). Belongs to the class-I DAHP synthase family.; KEGG: ssp:SSP1026 3-deoxy-7-phosphoheptulonate synthase / chorismate mutase), with protein sequence MENLLDKDQKWAKEFGQPIVIAGPCSAESEEQMLETAHRMDKTYVNVFRAGIWKPRTKPGSFEGVGEIGLKWLNKVKEETGFKTATEIANAEHAKLALEYDIDYLWIGARSTVSPFIVQEIAEAIKGTKKPVIVKNPVNPDLELWIGALERFASQGIENLGVIHRGFSTYKKTKYRNKPKWQMALDFKKRLPNIPMLIDPSHIAGNRELLYEVSQQAFDLEYDGIMIESHRNPDEAWSDAKQQVTPERVLEIIKAIELRRQSSDSSIYNSALQTLRYEIDELDQGLLDALAHRMKVSEQIGKLKKENNIAIYQPNRWDNLLEKAKIDGEKSGLSTEMVEQIYKAIHQASIDIQSKIMIDKNS